From Mustelus asterias chromosome 5, sMusAst1.hap1.1, whole genome shotgun sequence, a single genomic window includes:
- the LOC144493555 gene encoding 4-galactosyl-N-acetylglucosaminide 3-alpha-L-fucosyltransferase 9-like: MSMEDNIFAEGGRCGKTPGSADTSIPHKKILRNLLLFIILLACFLALLMLYIKPPNTSINDLTSVKNLDMPVKNYTIVLIWFWPFGVRFELNSCESEFNIHDCYLTVDRNLYNKSHAVLIHHCDISGDLSNLPKQPRPAFQKWVWMNMESPSNTQINIGLDPLFNLTLTYRRDSDIQVPYASLTMNKVPVDFAFPKKTDLVCWVISNWNTNHARVKYYNELQKYIKINIYGQFLWKRPRNKDLIPTISSCKFYLSFENSIHEDYITEKLYDALLAGTVPVVLGPPRKNYENYIPGNSFIHVDDFHSAKELADYLHKLDGDEDLYMHYFKWREKYTVRMTHFWDEHACNVCENIKWHQEHKSYSSLEKWFRG, from the coding sequence GATCTGCTGATACATCCATACCTCATAAAAAGATTTTACGCAATCTGTTACTTTTCATCATCCTTTTGGCCTGTTTTTTAGCTTTATTGATGCTGTATATCAAACCACCGAACACATCGATTAATGATTTAACATCCGTGAAAAACCTCGATATGCCTGTAAAGAATTATACCATTGTGCTCATTTGGTTTTGGCCTTTTGGTGTTAGATTTGAGCTCAATTCTTGTGAATCTGAGTTTAATATCCATGACTGTTACTTGACTGTAGACAGGAACCTGTACAATAAATCCCACGCTGTCCTTATCCATCACTGCGACATAAGTGGAGACTTGTCCAACCTGCCCAAACAACCTCGACCGGCTTTTCAGAAATGGGTTTGGATGAACATGGaatcacccagcaacacacaaatAAACATTGGACTTGACCCGCTCTTCAACCTGACTTTGACGTACCGACGAGATTCAGATATCCAAGTGCCTTATGCGTCTCTGACAATGAACAAAGTCCCCGTAGATTTTGCATTTCCCAAAAAAACCGACCTGGTGTGTTGGGTTATAAGCAACTGGAACACTAATCATGCCAGAGTGAAATATTACAATGAACTCCAGAAATACATTAAAATCAACATATATGGTCAATTCTTATGGAAACGCCCGCGCAATAAAGATTTGATTCCGACCATATCTAGTTGTAAGTTCTACCTTTCCTTTGAGAACTCAATACATGAAGATTACATAACTGAAAAGCTCTACGATGCTTTGCTTGCTGGCACCGTGCCTGTGGTCTTGGGGCCACCTAGAAAGAACTATGAAAATTACATTCCAGGCAATTCTTTCATTCACGTGGATGACTTCCACTCAGCTAAAGAGCTTGCGGATTACCTGCACAAGCTGGATGGTGACGAAGATTTATACATGCACTACTTCAAATGGCGGGAGaagtacacagtgaggatgactCATTTCTGGGATGAACATGCAtgtaatgtgtgtgagaataTAAAATGGCATCAAGAACATAAATCATATTCCAGTTTGGAGAAATGGTTTCGTGGCTAA